Proteins co-encoded in one Nicotiana sylvestris chromosome 7, ASM39365v2, whole genome shotgun sequence genomic window:
- the LOC138873742 gene encoding uncharacterized protein — translation MEVAGTSRVTELHEFEEFRYLDFESTRLYKERMKRLHDQNIVERNFKPGDMVLLYNSRLRLFPGKLKSRWSGPYRVVEVFQSGAVDVATENDSRTFRVNGQKLKLYVGMSEPKEGSELQLTEPRRSSEP, via the coding sequence atggaagttgcgggcacgtcaagagtcacagaattgcatgagTTTGAGGAGTTCAGGTATCTTGATTTTGAGAGCACAAGGCTGTATAAAGAGAGAATGAAGAGGCTACACGAtcagaacattgttgagcgaaATTTCAAACCTGGGGACATGGTATTGCTATACAACTCAAGACTGAGGTTGTTCCCAGGTAAGCtgaagtcacgatggtctggaccataTCGAGTAGTTGAAGTTTTCCAATCAGGAGCGGTTGATGTTGCCACTGAGAATGACTCtcgtacatttagagtcaatggtcagAAATTGAAGTTGTATGTGGGTATGAGCGAGCCCAAGGAAGGGTCTGAACTGCAGTTGACTGAACCAcggaggtcgagcgagccttaa